One segment of Erigeron canadensis isolate Cc75 chromosome 2, C_canadensis_v1, whole genome shotgun sequence DNA contains the following:
- the LOC122588381 gene encoding uncharacterized protein LOC122588381, which produces MSNLAKLEFAALDITGKNYLSWVLDAEIHLDANNLGDTIKEENTASAQDKAKAMIFLRHHIHKSLKNEYLTVKDSLVLWTNLKSRYDHQKSVILPNARHEWHSLRLQDFKSISEYNSLMFRILSQMNLCGADILMRICWKKHFPPFMPQTLSCNNNIVKRVLPNIVN; this is translated from the coding sequence ATGTCGAATCTTGCAAAACTTGAGTTTGCGGCACTAGATATCACTGGGAAAAATTACTTGTCATGGGTATTGGATGCCGAAATCCATTTGGATGCTAACAATCTTGGGGATAcaattaaagaagaaaatacGGCTAGTGCCCAAGATAAAGCAAAGGCGATGATATTTTTACGCCATCATATCCATAAGTCATTGAAAAATGAATACCTCACTGTGAAAGACTCACTTGTCCTATGGACCAATTTGAAGTCGAGGTATGACCACCAAAAATCGGTGATATTGCCAAATGCTCGTCATGAATGGCACAGTTTAAGATTGCAAGACTTTAAGTCTATAAGTGAGTATAACTCACTCATGTTTAGAATCTTATCACAAATGAATTTATGTGGTGCTGATATACTGATGAGGATATGTTGGAAAAAACATTTTCCACCTTTCATGCCTCAAACATTGTCTTGCAACAACAATATCGTGAAAAGGGTTTTACCAAATATAGTGAATTAA